The proteins below are encoded in one region of Ananas comosus cultivar F153 unplaced genomic scaffold, ASM154086v1, whole genome shotgun sequence:
- the LOC109705288 gene encoding uncharacterized protein LOC109705288, with translation MWIASGSYENNDLNTIEVGWQVYPHLYGDVIPRLFIYWTRDTYQTTGCYNLCEGFVLLNRSAGIGEMIIPTSTYGDVQYTVTILVTKGLDVNWWLYVHRDNQEWITAGYWPASIFTVLSSSAVKVDWGGEVINNKFESRHTRTQMGSGHFPHKGYTRASYFSSLKVQTDPHGVFVDANPSGIAFQTQSPYCYDIQQSSYDPSAGVSFCFSGPGHNPQCP, from the exons GTTTACCCTCATCTTTATGGAGACGTCATACCTAGGCTGTTTATCTACTGGACG AGAGATACGTATCAGACAACAGGTTGCTACAACTTGTGCGAGGGATTTGTCCTCTTAAACCGTAGTGCCGGGATTGGGGAGATGATAATACCAACGTCGACCTACGGCGACGTCCAGTATACCGTGACAATTTTAGTAACAAAG gGATTGGATGTCAATTGGTGGTTGTACGTCCACCGAGACAATCAAGAATGGATTACTGCAGGTTACTGGCCTGCTTCAATTTTCACTGTTCTTTCGTCAAGTGCTGTCAAAGTGGACTGGGGTGGAGAGGTGATTAATAATAAATTCGAGAGTCGGCACACGAGGACACAAATGGGTTCAGGCCACTTCCCCCACAAAGGATACACAAGGGCCAGTTACTTTTCCAGCCTCAAAGTTCAGACTGATCCTCATGGTGTGTTTGTCGACGCCAACCCCTCGGGCATCGCTTTTCAGACCCAAAGCCCCTACTGCTATGACATCCAGCAGAGCTCCTATGATCCATCGGCAGGAGTTTCATTCTGTTTTAGTGGACCGGGCCACAATCCCCAGTGCCCTTAA